A window of Rhodococcus sp. SGAir0479 contains these coding sequences:
- a CDS encoding ABC transporter substrate-binding protein, translated as MKRSRLVRATELVAAITATALLAGCAGGNASSVTDASEVTTGLVGEQPDGGEPVSGGSLSYATYNGVSSLDPADRQDGGATGGSEMAAIYDLLMRYDPETREYRPQLAQSLTANDDDTVWTLRLREGATFSDGTAVDSAAVRWSIDHYLEKKGTHTQVWKASVADVATPDASTVVFTLKQPWNEFPILLTTGPGMVVAPSSAAGGKFTPIGAGPFTVEKFASQDELVLTASPTYWNGRPHLDKLRFPAIVGDQAKLDALHTGGVQAAYLNRAEVVHNSLAAGDVGYVYTVSLGSNGIINQREGRPGADERVRRAIVAAVDPETLNQRVDGGFGMPGTDMLQDWSQWHGDVAGTGYDPEAAKKLLAEAKADGYDGRLTYASLQEPGAQNRALAYEAMLEAVGFTVDIAYSNNVNDLVKRMYAQHDYDIGNAGFNILEESPFVRMYGNFYGDSTSNVLGYDNPEMDALLTELQSARGDDERREVLGTIQTLVNETAPTVVTGAGKFFIPWSPEVHGVTPSADGILLFGNAWLTAG; from the coding sequence GTGAAGCGCTCACGGCTGGTCCGCGCCACCGAACTGGTCGCGGCGATCACCGCCACCGCGCTGCTGGCGGGGTGCGCCGGCGGGAACGCGAGCTCGGTGACCGACGCGTCGGAGGTGACCACGGGGCTGGTCGGTGAGCAGCCGGACGGTGGGGAGCCGGTGTCGGGTGGCTCGCTGTCGTACGCGACGTACAACGGGGTGAGCAGCCTGGATCCGGCGGATCGGCAGGACGGCGGCGCCACGGGCGGTAGCGAGATGGCGGCGATCTACGACCTGTTGATGCGCTACGACCCCGAGACCCGGGAGTACCGCCCGCAGTTGGCGCAGTCGCTCACCGCGAACGACGACGACACCGTGTGGACGTTGCGGTTGCGCGAGGGGGCCACGTTCAGCGACGGCACGGCGGTGGACTCGGCGGCGGTGCGGTGGAGCATCGATCACTATCTGGAGAAGAAGGGCACCCACACGCAGGTGTGGAAGGCGAGTGTCGCGGACGTCGCCACCCCGGATGCGTCGACGGTGGTGTTCACGCTGAAGCAGCCGTGGAACGAGTTCCCGATCCTGTTGACCACCGGGCCGGGCATGGTGGTGGCGCCGTCGTCGGCGGCGGGTGGGAAGTTCACCCCGATCGGTGCCGGCCCGTTCACGGTGGAGAAGTTCGCATCGCAGGACGAGTTGGTGCTGACGGCGAGCCCGACGTACTGGAACGGCAGGCCGCACCTGGACAAGCTGCGGTTCCCGGCGATCGTCGGTGATCAGGCGAAGCTCGACGCCTTGCACACCGGCGGAGTTCAGGCCGCGTACCTCAACAGGGCAGAAGTGGTGCACAATTCGCTCGCCGCCGGTGACGTCGGGTACGTCTACACCGTCAGCCTGGGCAGCAACGGCATCATCAACCAGCGGGAGGGCCGACCGGGCGCCGACGAGCGGGTCCGTAGGGCCATCGTCGCGGCCGTCGATCCCGAGACGCTCAACCAACGCGTCGACGGCGGCTTCGGCATGCCCGGCACCGACATGCTCCAGGACTGGTCGCAGTGGCACGGTGACGTCGCCGGCACCGGCTACGACCCGGAGGCGGCGAAGAAGCTGCTCGCCGAGGCGAAGGCCGACGGCTACGACGGCAGGCTCACCTACGCCAGTCTCCAGGAACCCGGTGCCCAGAACCGGGCGCTGGCATACGAGGCGATGCTCGAAGCGGTGGGCTTCACCGTCGACATCGCCTACTCCAACAACGTCAACGATCTCGTGAAACGGATGTACGCCCAGCACGACTACGACATCGGGAACGCCGGCTTCAACATCCTCGAGGAGTCCCCGTTCGTGCGAATGTACGGCAATTTCTACGGCGACTCGACGTCCAACGTGCTCGGCTACGACAACCCCGAGATGGACGCGTTGCTCACGGAATTGCAGTCCGCTCGCGGTGACGACGAACGACGCGAGGTGCTCGGCACCATCCAGACACTGGTGAACGAGACGGCGCCCACGGTCGTCACCGGTGCAGGCAAGTTCTTCATCCCCTGGAGCCCGGAGGTGCACGGCGTCACCCCGAGCGCGGACGGCATCCTGCTGTTCGGCAACGCGTGGCTGACCGCCGGGTGA
- a CDS encoding IclR family transcriptional regulator: MPRVGPAATGPGARSATSMIERMTSIMEVFEDRSTRLTLEEVGVRAGLPRSTVHRILEQLVRLEWVEHASFGYCLGRRARSFGVGVEGEIRSAAAPLLHELHMRTGMVVHLTVLEGAESVYLDKRGGPFASTLPSRVGGRGPAYATAGGKAMLAWLDPARVDSLHENRLARRTDRTITDIATLRLELNRIRGRGGLAYEQGESVRGVACVGVAIRGSDGPVAGISLCGDARTSHLERVAPLVAEAADEVARILDPALGRSRRERAAATPVDRWSADALDRLVSIQTGRWV, translated from the coding sequence ATGCCACGAGTCGGCCCCGCCGCCACCGGACCGGGCGCCAGGAGCGCGACGTCCATGATCGAGCGCATGACCTCGATCATGGAGGTCTTCGAGGACCGGTCGACCCGCCTGACCCTCGAGGAAGTGGGGGTTCGGGCGGGGCTGCCTCGGTCGACGGTGCACCGGATCCTGGAGCAACTCGTCCGGCTCGAGTGGGTGGAACACGCGTCGTTCGGCTACTGCCTGGGCCGGCGAGCGCGCAGCTTCGGTGTCGGTGTCGAGGGGGAGATCCGCTCCGCCGCTGCACCGTTGCTCCACGAGCTGCACATGCGAACCGGCATGGTGGTGCACCTGACGGTTCTCGAGGGTGCGGAGAGCGTCTACCTGGACAAGCGAGGTGGACCGTTCGCGTCGACCCTGCCGTCGCGGGTCGGTGGCCGCGGCCCCGCCTACGCGACGGCGGGCGGCAAGGCGATGCTCGCGTGGCTCGACCCCGCTCGGGTGGACAGCCTCCACGAGAACCGGCTGGCCCGGCGCACCGATCGGACGATCACCGACATCGCGACGCTCCGTCTGGAACTGAACCGGATCCGGGGGCGCGGTGGCCTGGCCTACGAACAGGGCGAATCGGTCCGCGGCGTCGCGTGCGTCGGCGTCGCGATCCGCGGCAGTGACGGTCCGGTCGCGGGGATCTCGCTGTGCGGGGACGCTCGGACCTCCCACCTCGAGCGCGTCGCGCCCCTCGTCGCGGAGGCCGCGGACGAGGTGGCGCGGATTCTCGATCCGGCACTCGGGCGGTCCCGCCGCGAACGTGCGGCGGCCACGCCCGTCGACAGGTGGTCGGCCGATGCCCTGGACCGCCTGGTCTCGATCCAGACCGGACGGTGGGTCTGA